In Microbacterium paraoxydans, the following are encoded in one genomic region:
- a CDS encoding helix-turn-helix transcriptional regulator, with the protein MPSHATPPTAWEQYARELGQNIQRERARVGYSQDRVAYEANLSRYTYQKLEKGESRPGTPANPSVRTLLAVAQVLDVEIGDLLPADTPDLTIR; encoded by the coding sequence GTGCCCTCCCACGCGACTCCACCGACCGCCTGGGAACAATACGCCCGCGAGCTTGGTCAGAACATTCAGCGCGAGCGGGCGCGCGTCGGCTACAGCCAAGATCGTGTCGCGTACGAGGCGAACCTCAGTCGCTACACGTATCAGAAGCTCGAGAAGGGCGAGTCTCGGCCAGGCACTCCCGCGAACCCGTCAGTCAGGACGCTGTTGGCCGTGGCGCAGGTGCTCGACGTGGAGATTGGCGACCTCCTGCCAGCCGATACTCCTGATCTCACGATCCGCTGA
- a CDS encoding tyrosine-type recombinase/integrase, with translation MPTDVDEDTRDVYASSRSLPDGLPVLLDDRWRPVEPWQTYFRVIAGSTSTSTVRNYAYDALRFAGFLEDRGTDVVHASADDIVAYREWRLGGGDRAVSPATWRRDVVVVHGIYQLLVQTGQVRREPWITIGRSSALRNPWRSEPDIRPLSQAQWRAFRDIGLGGQTALGELDASWRGRTSLRSQAGAQVAVTTGMRLGEFSTLLDAELPAPAGTGASVLLEACAKYQKRRRVHVPLTALRAVDLYRRTERRAVVRASANSLWSRRADLFVVDELDVSAGVIRGRLDGRRSRWPLHLLPPHLRRIAVIERDHGLEALGLFLGRGGLPISRRAWHATFAAASRRTLELAEVEMGGRRAQITPHDLRHTFAVVLLKALTDVALAREADRRAGNLGPATLSEHIAINPRLTVQRLLGHSNPATTMIYLRYIEDTDALIQDVFESWSDEAATFADAVLADRKAE, from the coding sequence GTGCCCACTGACGTCGACGAAGACACGCGCGACGTCTACGCGAGCTCACGTTCGCTTCCCGACGGACTGCCCGTGCTGCTCGACGATCGATGGCGACCGGTTGAGCCCTGGCAGACCTACTTCCGGGTCATTGCGGGTTCGACGTCAACGTCGACAGTGCGCAACTACGCGTACGACGCGCTTCGCTTCGCTGGATTCCTCGAAGATCGTGGGACTGACGTGGTGCACGCGTCGGCCGACGATATCGTCGCGTACCGAGAGTGGCGGCTCGGCGGTGGGGATCGCGCAGTCTCGCCGGCAACCTGGCGACGCGACGTCGTCGTCGTTCACGGGATCTACCAGCTTCTCGTGCAGACCGGGCAGGTTCGTCGTGAGCCGTGGATCACCATCGGGAGATCGTCAGCGCTTCGCAACCCGTGGCGGAGTGAGCCAGACATACGCCCGTTGAGTCAGGCGCAGTGGCGCGCATTCCGCGACATCGGCCTCGGTGGGCAAACCGCACTCGGCGAGCTGGATGCGAGTTGGCGGGGAAGAACGAGCTTGCGTTCCCAGGCTGGCGCGCAGGTCGCCGTGACGACAGGGATGCGACTCGGCGAGTTTTCGACGTTGCTGGATGCCGAGCTGCCCGCACCCGCCGGCACGGGTGCCTCCGTACTCCTCGAAGCATGCGCCAAGTACCAGAAGCGGCGCCGTGTCCATGTTCCGCTCACCGCACTGCGCGCCGTCGACCTCTATCGCCGAACGGAGCGCCGTGCCGTCGTTCGCGCATCTGCCAACTCACTATGGTCGCGTCGAGCCGATCTGTTTGTCGTCGACGAGCTCGACGTCTCTGCCGGCGTCATCCGTGGGCGGCTCGACGGGCGCCGGTCGAGATGGCCACTACATCTCCTCCCGCCGCACCTGCGCCGAATCGCGGTGATCGAACGCGATCACGGGCTCGAGGCGCTGGGATTGTTCCTGGGCCGAGGGGGGCTACCGATAAGTCGACGAGCCTGGCATGCCACGTTTGCCGCGGCGAGTCGTCGCACCCTTGAGCTCGCTGAAGTTGAGATGGGAGGGCGCCGAGCGCAAATCACACCGCATGATCTGCGTCACACCTTCGCCGTCGTGCTCCTCAAGGCACTCACCGATGTCGCGCTCGCCCGTGAGGCCGACCGCCGCGCTGGCAACCTCGGACCGGCCACTCTGTCCGAGCACATAGCGATCAACCCGAGACTGACTGTGCAGCGACTTCTTGGCCATTCGAACCCTGCCACGACCATGATCTACCTGCGATACATCGAGGACACAGACGCACTCATCCAGGACGTGTTCGAGAGCTGGAGCGACGAGGCCGCGACCTTCGCCGACGCCGTCCTCGCGGATCGGAAGGCAGAATGA
- a CDS encoding DNA methyltransferase → MTACGCGNFLVVGYRQMRALDLEVLLRIQELSGETARTMFFTEEHLAVRLSSFHGIELEEWPAQIAATALHLVEHQANQAMELALGSAPDPLPLDKIKSIVVGNALRVDWAAVLQPTEHLYIMGNPPFLGHATRSTEQAQELRDVWRRDDIGRLDYVTGWYAKALELLGRPGYRGEFAFVSTNSIAQGEPVPALFGPVFAAGWRVKFAHRTFAWTSEAPGAAAVHCSVIGFDRPSRKRARLFDYSGNLKGEPVEIPVVDQLNGYLVDGPIVLIDQRRSPLASALPPMVFGNMARDDGNLLIEPADYAEVMADPIAAKYVRPFVGARQLIHNEPRWCLWLVDLDPSDIARSPILRGRLDAVRQFRAASKAESTRQMADTPHLFGQRSQPDTPYVCVPRHVSETRKFFPTALFTPDVICGDANFKADDPDGLAFAVISSSAFITWQRTIGGRLESRLRFSSTLTWNTFPLPALTDTQRAAIIAGGQAVLDARALRPERSLADHYNPLAMSPELLRAHRELDTAVDKALGLRGIATEADRLRALFASYAKLTTVDELAMPKKRPRKATAASAAS, encoded by the coding sequence ATAACGGCGTGCGGCTGTGGCAACTTCCTGGTGGTCGGCTACCGACAGATGCGAGCCCTCGATCTTGAGGTTCTGCTGCGGATCCAAGAGCTGTCCGGTGAGACGGCCCGCACAATGTTCTTCACCGAGGAGCACCTCGCCGTGCGGCTGTCGAGCTTCCACGGGATCGAGCTCGAGGAATGGCCCGCGCAGATCGCAGCGACGGCGCTGCACCTGGTGGAACACCAGGCAAACCAGGCGATGGAGCTGGCGCTTGGATCTGCACCAGATCCGCTGCCGCTGGACAAGATCAAGAGCATCGTCGTCGGCAACGCGCTGCGTGTCGACTGGGCAGCTGTCCTACAACCGACTGAGCACCTGTACATCATGGGCAATCCGCCCTTCCTCGGCCACGCCACCCGCTCGACCGAGCAAGCGCAGGAACTTCGCGACGTGTGGCGGAGGGACGACATCGGTCGGCTGGACTATGTCACCGGCTGGTACGCGAAGGCTCTCGAGCTGCTCGGCCGTCCCGGCTACCGAGGCGAGTTCGCGTTCGTCTCGACAAACTCGATCGCACAGGGAGAGCCGGTGCCAGCGCTCTTCGGCCCTGTGTTTGCCGCAGGGTGGCGCGTCAAGTTCGCGCACCGGACGTTCGCGTGGACCAGTGAAGCGCCCGGCGCTGCGGCAGTGCATTGCTCGGTGATCGGTTTTGACCGGCCGTCGAGGAAGAGAGCGCGGCTGTTCGACTACTCAGGAAACCTCAAGGGCGAGCCCGTCGAGATCCCCGTCGTGGATCAGCTCAACGGATACCTGGTCGACGGTCCCATTGTGCTAATCGATCAGCGGCGAAGCCCGCTGGCGTCGGCTCTCCCTCCGATGGTGTTCGGGAACATGGCTCGCGACGACGGCAATCTCCTGATCGAGCCGGCCGACTATGCGGAAGTGATGGCAGATCCGATCGCCGCGAAGTACGTCCGGCCGTTTGTCGGCGCCCGACAGCTCATCCACAACGAACCCCGGTGGTGCCTGTGGCTCGTGGATCTTGACCCCAGCGACATCGCCCGATCCCCGATACTCCGCGGGCGGCTGGATGCCGTGCGTCAGTTCCGCGCAGCGTCGAAGGCCGAGTCCACGCGACAGATGGCGGACACGCCGCACCTGTTCGGTCAAAGGTCGCAACCCGACACGCCCTATGTCTGTGTGCCGCGGCATGTGAGCGAGACACGCAAGTTCTTCCCGACCGCCCTGTTCACCCCTGATGTGATCTGCGGTGACGCGAACTTCAAGGCAGACGACCCAGACGGCCTCGCCTTCGCAGTGATCTCGTCGTCGGCATTCATCACCTGGCAGCGCACTATCGGCGGTCGCCTTGAGTCTCGTCTGCGCTTCTCGAGCACCCTGACGTGGAACACTTTCCCCTTGCCCGCCCTCACCGACACGCAGCGTGCCGCCATCATCGCCGGGGGGCAAGCCGTTCTGGATGCGAGAGCGCTACGCCCAGAACGCTCGCTCGCAGACCACTACAACCCCCTCGCGATGTCGCCCGAACTGCTCCGGGCGCATCGTGAGCTCGACACTGCTGTCGACAAGGCCCTGGGCCTGCGGGGGATAGCGACGGAGGCTGACCGACTGCGAGCGCTGTTCGCCAGCTATGCGAAGCTCACCACGGTCGACGAGCTCGCGATGCCGAAGAAACGTCCCCGCAAGGCGACAGCAGCGAGTGCGGCATCGTGA
- a CDS encoding HNH endonuclease family protein — MNRRTTRLASAAGAVVVALLAGAIAITSQPSGVSDLTDTAPAPVPVPTAEISADAAAALDELEQLVVADAADQDSYDRDAFGQRWADIDRNGCDQRNDALAAALENITTKPGTHDCVVLTGTLHDPYTGLTIAFERGQGTSELVQIDHVVPLAWGWRQGADEWDEAQRERFANDPLNLQATDGSTNQSKSDRGPSEWMPPNADYGCAYAARFVDVLTAYQLTVNPADYSTLRAQLASCAA; from the coding sequence ATGAACCGCCGAACCACACGCCTCGCCTCCGCCGCCGGCGCTGTTGTCGTCGCCCTGCTCGCTGGCGCGATCGCGATCACCAGCCAGCCCTCCGGCGTCAGCGACCTCACCGACACCGCGCCCGCGCCTGTGCCTGTGCCTACCGCAGAGATCTCCGCGGACGCCGCCGCAGCCCTCGATGAGCTCGAGCAGCTCGTCGTGGCCGATGCAGCCGACCAGGACAGCTACGACCGTGACGCGTTCGGGCAACGCTGGGCCGACATCGACCGCAACGGCTGTGACCAGCGCAACGACGCACTCGCGGCCGCGCTCGAGAACATCACCACCAAGCCCGGCACACACGACTGCGTCGTCCTCACCGGAACGCTTCACGACCCTTACACCGGGCTCACGATCGCCTTCGAGCGCGGCCAGGGCACGAGTGAGCTCGTGCAGATCGACCATGTCGTGCCGCTCGCGTGGGGGTGGCGTCAGGGCGCCGACGAATGGGACGAGGCCCAGCGTGAGCGCTTCGCCAACGATCCTCTCAATCTGCAGGCCACGGACGGCAGCACCAACCAGTCGAAGAGCGATCGCGGCCCCTCCGAATGGATGCCCCCGAACGCGGACTACGGATGCGCCTACGCTGCGCGCTTCGTCGACGTCCTCACCGCCTACCAGCTGACGGTCAACCCGGCCGACTACTCCACGCTCCGCGCGCAGCTCGCCAGCTGCGCCGCATGA
- a CDS encoding ArdC-like ssDNA-binding domain-containing protein, giving the protein MTTKTRRSGTTRRTPEERRAQAEALHEQLTAQVATLAESENWKAWLRFARIVRRRSFSNQMLILAQGGTHCLGYRQWETLGRHVVKGAKSIKIFGYSTKRIVEVDEATGEESTSSRVIYPVLSVFDVRDTDGEPLPEQPAIYLEGDDVAGLFDQLADFITAQGWDVALEDIAQDGLNGYTDGQARQIRVDSKMAPAMRVKTLLHEIGHALLHFDEGSTREHRGVIETEAESVAYCAGGLLGLDTSAWSIGYVAGWAGGDVDLIRSVAGNVLRAVNAIADAMLGADDQAAAA; this is encoded by the coding sequence ATGACCACCAAGACCCGCCGCAGCGGCACCACCCGCCGCACCCCGGAAGAGCGCCGCGCACAGGCCGAGGCGCTCCACGAGCAGCTCACCGCACAGGTCGCCACGCTGGCCGAGAGCGAGAACTGGAAGGCCTGGCTGCGCTTCGCGCGCATCGTCCGCCGGCGCTCGTTCTCCAACCAGATGCTCATCCTCGCGCAGGGCGGCACCCACTGCCTCGGCTACCGCCAGTGGGAGACCCTCGGCCGTCACGTCGTCAAGGGCGCGAAGTCGATCAAGATCTTCGGCTACTCCACCAAGCGGATCGTCGAGGTCGACGAGGCCACCGGAGAAGAGTCCACCAGCAGTCGAGTGATCTACCCGGTGCTCTCCGTGTTCGACGTCCGCGACACCGATGGCGAGCCGCTCCCCGAGCAGCCGGCCATCTACCTCGAGGGCGACGACGTCGCAGGCCTCTTCGACCAGCTCGCCGACTTCATCACCGCGCAGGGCTGGGATGTCGCGCTCGAGGACATCGCACAGGACGGGCTCAACGGGTACACCGATGGCCAGGCCCGACAGATCCGGGTCGACAGCAAGATGGCACCGGCCATGCGCGTCAAGACCCTCCTGCACGAGATCGGTCACGCACTTCTGCACTTCGACGAGGGCAGCACCCGCGAGCACCGCGGAGTGATCGAGACCGAAGCCGAGTCGGTCGCGTACTGCGCCGGTGGCCTCCTCGGACTCGACACGTCCGCGTGGTCGATCGGGTACGTCGCAGGATGGGCCGGCGGTGACGTCGACCTCATCCGCAGCGTCGCCGGCAACGTCCTCCGTGCCGTCAACGCGATCGCCGACGCCATGCTCGGCGCCGACGACCAGGCCGCGGCCGCGTAA
- a CDS encoding DUF3846 domain-containing protein, with protein sequence MTTAIKITPAGEIDTIRIDELPDYQREIGGWVAELRLTNGHALLVDEEAGLKVTEPNLLASLYLTEHGRSALLFSTALIVGLHPRTGEWIDVAPDVDEQLRAIAAQI encoded by the coding sequence ATGACAACGGCCATCAAGATCACCCCCGCTGGCGAGATCGACACCATCCGCATCGACGAGCTGCCCGACTACCAGCGCGAGATCGGCGGCTGGGTCGCAGAGCTCCGCCTGACCAACGGCCACGCACTGCTCGTCGACGAGGAAGCCGGTCTCAAGGTCACAGAGCCGAACCTGCTCGCCTCGCTCTACCTGACCGAGCACGGCCGCAGCGCACTGCTGTTCAGCACCGCGCTCATCGTCGGGCTGCACCCCAGGACCGGTGAGTGGATCGACGTCGCCCCCGACGTCGACGAGCAGCTCCGCGCGATCGCTGCGCAGATCTGA